A window of Streptomyces sp. Je 1-332 genomic DNA:
GTACGCAGCCTGGCCATCGCGCTCTCCACGGCGTGCTCGTCGCTCCCGGCGCCGGGCAGCGCGCGCAGGAGTTCGGCGCGGGAGACCACCCACCCCGGGCGGCGCGCGAGGGTCCGCAGCAGCGACATGCCGGCGGGGGGCACGGGCCGCAGCTCGTCGTCGACCAGGACGGCGTGGCCGCGGATCTCGACGCGGTGCCCCGCGATGGGCAACGTACGGGCGCGGGAAGGCAGTTCCTGGCACAGGACCTGTACGAGGGGGCCGAGCCGGAAGCGTTCGGGCTGCACCGTGTCGACGCCGCGGGCCTGCAGCGGCAGCGCGGTGACCGGGCCCACGCAGGCGGACAGGACATCGTGCTGGAGGGCGGCGAAGAGCTCGGGGCCCATGCCGCGGTCCTCGGCGCGGGCCAGGAAGGACGCGGCGGCGGGGGCGCTGGTGAAGGTCAGCGCGTCGACGCCGCGGGCGACGGTGGCGTCGAGGAGCCGGTCGACGGGCGCGAGGTCCTCGGGCGGCATCCACCGGTAGACGGGCACGCCGACGACCTCCGCTCCCCCGGCGCGCAGCGACTCGATGAAGCCGGGCAGCGGTTCGCCGTGCAGCTGGAGCGCGATGCGCTTGCCGTCGACGCCGTCGTCGAGCAGCTTCTCCAGCACCTCCGCCATGGACTCGGAGGAGGGCGACCACTTCTCGGTGAGTCCGGCGGCGCGGATGGCGCCCTTGACCTTGGGCCCGCGGGCGAGCAGCTCGACATCCCGCAGACACTTCAGGAGCGCCTCCCCGAACCCCCACCCGTCGGCGGCCTCGACCCATCCGCGGAATCCGATCGCGGTGGTGGCGATCACCACGTCGGGCGCGTGGTCGATCAACTCCTTTGTGGCCGCCAGGAGTTCGCTGTCGTCGGCGAGCGGAACGATGCGCAGTGCGGGTGCGTGCAGGACGGTGGCGCCACGCCGCTGGAGCAGCGCACCGAGCTCGTCGGCGCGGCGCGCG
This region includes:
- a CDS encoding uroporphyrinogen-III synthase; its protein translation is MHGTTPTGRQAGRQNAPLAGFTVGVTAARRADELGALLQRRGATVLHAPALRIVPLADDSELLAATKELIDHAPDVVIATTAIGFRGWVEAADGWGFGEALLKCLRDVELLARGPKVKGAIRAAGLTEKWSPSSESMAEVLEKLLDDGVDGKRIALQLHGEPLPGFIESLRAGGAEVVGVPVYRWMPPEDLAPVDRLLDATVARGVDALTFTSAPAAASFLARAEDRGMGPELFAALQHDVLSACVGPVTALPLQARGVDTVQPERFRLGPLVQVLCQELPSRARTLPIAGHRVEIRGHAVLVDDELRPVPPAGMSLLRTLARRPGWVVSRAELLRALPGAGSDEHAVESAMARLRTALGAPKLVQTVVKRGYRLALDPAAESKYSD